Below is a window of Flavobacterium sp. CFS9 DNA.
TTGCCAAGGTCGTAACATCTGGACTATTTATTTATGTTAAAACTGTATCAGTTGAGTAGTCCAAAGTTAAGATAATTTTGTGGAGCAATAATGCAAAACACAATAATTATTAAAGTTATGGAAACTAAAAAACAATTTTCATCCAAAGATTTTCACGAAACTTTTGCCAGACCCACTTTTGTGATGCCTGAAAAATTAATTCATAAAAACGTAGAGCAAGCCGGAGTTCACAATCAATTTTCGACCGAGCGAAAACATCCGGTTTTTTTTGTAGATCTCCCAAGTAAGAATGTGAGTATGACTATTGGCGGTTTATTACCGGATCAATTGACAAACAGACATCGTCATACGTATGAAACCGTTATTTATGTGATTGAAGGGTATGGGTATACCGAGATTGAGGATATAAAAGTAGAGTGGAAAGCAGGCGATGCTGTTTACATTCCGAGTTGGGCGTGGCACAGGCATCAAAATTTAAGCAGTGAAGCATCGGCGAAATATATTGCCTGCGAGAATGCACCGCAGCTTCAGAATTTGGGTGTGGCATTAAGAGAAGAAGAAGGCAGGGATCTTTAATTTAAAACAATTGAAAAACATGAAAAACAATCTATTCAAAGGCATTATTGCTTATCCGATTACTCCGTTTGATCAAAATGAAAAAGTAGATATCACTTTGTATAAAAAATTACTGGAACGTTTAATTGTTTCTGGTTGTCATGCTGTAGCTCCGCTTGGAAGCACGGGTGTAATGCCTTATTTGTCAGACGAGGAAAAAGAAGCCATTACCATAGCAACAATGGAACAGGTCAACGGTAGAGTTCCGGTTTTGGTTGGCGTATCAAACCTGACTACTGAGAAAACCATTTATCATGCGAAATTTGCCGAAAAAGCAGGTGCCGCTGCCGTAATGATTATCCCGATGAGTTACTGGAAGCTTACAGATAACGAGATTGTTCAGCATTTTGATGCAGTAGCAAAGCAAATTTCGATTCCGATAATGGCTTACAATAATCCTGCAACGGGAGGGGTAGATATGTCACCGGTTTTATTGAAAAGACTTCTCGAGATTGCGAATGTAACTATGATAAAAGAAAGCACTGGAGACGTTCAGAGAATGCATTATCTAAAGCGGGAATTGGGTGATGATGTTGCTTTTTTTAACGGTTCGAATCCGTTGGCATTGGCAGCATTTTCGGCGGGTGCAACTGGCTGGTGTACGGCAGCGCCTAATTTAATTCCGAAATTGAATCTGGATTTGTATCGTGCGATTGAGAACAATGATTTAGAGGTTGCGCAGAAAGTATTTTACAAACAATTGAATCTTTTGAAGTTTATCGTCAATAAAGGTTTGCCACGAGCTATCAAGGCAGGTTTGGAAATTCAGGGAGTTGACGGGGGCTTTTTGAGAAGTCCGTTGAAACCGTTGACCAAAACTGAAATTGAAGAGTTTAAGTTGATTTTGAAAGAATTGGATTAGTAATGTGTCGATTTTTTTAACCGCAAGGCACGCTAAGTTTTTTTAAGCCTATTTTTTTTAAAGAGTAAAGAACGCAAGGAACATAAAGCTTTGCGTTCTTTGCGTTTGTCAACGTTTCTAATTAAAATAAACTTAGCGTGCCTTGCGGTTAAACTTTCAAGTAGTTAAGATTTGAAACTTGAAACCTAAAACTTGAAACCCGAAACAAAAAACTATTTTGACTACTTTTGCAGAATGAATAGAAAACACCATTCCAACAACATACTTTCAAATTTAGGAATTGAGAGCCTAAATGAAATGCAAGAGGTAGCACAGGATGCTATTTTAAATGATAATAATGTTTTATTACTTTCTCCAACAGGATCAGGAAAAACACTGGCTTTTTTACTGCCTATTTTAGAGTTGTTACAGCCTGAAATTCTTTCGGTGCAATGTTTAATTCTAGTGCCTTCCCGTGAATTAGGTTTGCAGATCGAGCAGGTTTGGAAGAAAATAGGAACTCAGTATAAAGTAAATATTTGCTACGGAGGTCATTCTATTGATACCGAAATTAAAAATTTAAGCAACCCACCGGCAGTTTTGATTGGAACTCCCGGAAGAATTGCCGATCATATTGACCGCGATACTTTCCGCACCGATAAAATTCAGACTTTGGTTCTGGACGAGTTTGATAAGTCTTTGCAGCTTGGTTTTCATGAGCAAATGTCCTATATCATTGGAAAATTAACAAAACTGAACAAACGTGTTTTGGTTTCGGCAACTTCTGACATTGAGATCCCAAAATACACCAGAGTAGTCAATCCAACTGTTTTGGATTTTATTCCGGAAGAAGAAGAAAAAACGAATCTTTCGATGAAAATGGTGGTTTCACCTGCTAAGGATAAACTCGACAG
It encodes the following:
- a CDS encoding cupin domain-containing protein; its protein translation is METKKQFSSKDFHETFARPTFVMPEKLIHKNVEQAGVHNQFSTERKHPVFFVDLPSKNVSMTIGGLLPDQLTNRHRHTYETVIYVIEGYGYTEIEDIKVEWKAGDAVYIPSWAWHRHQNLSSEASAKYIACENAPQLQNLGVALREEEGRDL
- a CDS encoding dihydrodipicolinate synthase family protein translates to MKNNLFKGIIAYPITPFDQNEKVDITLYKKLLERLIVSGCHAVAPLGSTGVMPYLSDEEKEAITIATMEQVNGRVPVLVGVSNLTTEKTIYHAKFAEKAGAAAVMIIPMSYWKLTDNEIVQHFDAVAKQISIPIMAYNNPATGGVDMSPVLLKRLLEIANVTMIKESTGDVQRMHYLKRELGDDVAFFNGSNPLALAAFSAGATGWCTAAPNLIPKLNLDLYRAIENNDLEVAQKVFYKQLNLLKFIVNKGLPRAIKAGLEIQGVDGGFLRSPLKPLTKTEIEEFKLILKELD